A window of Nicotiana tabacum cultivar K326 chromosome 24, ASM71507v2, whole genome shotgun sequence contains these coding sequences:
- the LOC107804001 gene encoding protein NRT1/ PTR FAMILY 1.2-like has product MQMGRDIELEENPRKGGLRTMPFIIVNESFERVASYGLQTNMIIYLMTFYQMSAATGASILGIWTALSNGLAIVGAIISDSYLGRFRAVAIGSIFTLVGMIILWLTAMIPQLKPLPCPQFQHICNGATAVQLVILFSSFGFMSVGAGFVRPCSIIFGADQFEKKENTENQRLVDSYFNWYYASIGISTIFAVTIIVYIQDRYGWQVGFGIPVILMFFSVSMFLIGYPLYIKVKAKESLLIGLLQAAVAASKKRHTSLPLTDCDDCYHRPLESAVLEPLNDFRCLNRACMIQDPQRDLNPDGSASNPWSLCSVEQVESLKALLRVLPMWTSGIMIFVTTSQFSFSVLQTKTMDRHMFPQFEIPAASFSMFMIIALTIWITFYDRVLVPLLSKYIGLARGLSPIIRMGIGLIVSCVSMALSAITESIRRQRAIEEGHNDDPSALVNMSAMWFVPQYALLGVAEAAHAVGQIEFFYSLLPKSMSSIASAMYTIGTAMSSLVGSLLVSGVDWLTSTRGKTSWLSSNINRGHLDYYFWLLAFLSLLNFLYFLVVCRYYEPGNDRSCRLPHESEEQQCDYRLLTEY; this is encoded by the exons ATGCAAATGGGGAGAGACATAGAACTTGAGGAGAACCCAAGAAAGGGTGGTCTTAGAACCATGCCTTTTATCATTG TGAATGAATCATTTGAGAGGGTGGCAAGTTATGGTTTACAAACAAACATGATAATCTACTTAATGACATTTTATCAAATGAGTGCTGCCACTGGAGCTAGCATTCTTGGAATATGGACTGCACTTTCAAATGGTTTGGCCATTGTAGGGGCCATTATTTCTGATTCTTACTTGGGTCGGTTCAGGGCTGTTGCTATTGGATCCATCTTCACTCTTGTT GGTATGATTATTCTTTGGCTAACTGCAATGATTCCACAACTCAAACCTTTACCCTGCCCTCAGTTTCAACACATTTGTAATGGAGCAACAGCAGTCCAACTTGTGATCCTATTTTCATCTTTTGGGTTTATGTCCGTTGGAGCTGGTTTTGTTAGGCCTTGTTCTATAATATTTGGAGCCGATCAATTTGAAAAAAAGGAGAACACCGAGAACCAGAGGCTTGTTGATAGCTACTTCAACTGGTACTATGCTAGCATAGGGATTTCAACAATTTTTGCCGTCACCATTATTGTTTACATTCAAGATCGTTATGGATGGCAAGTTGGATTTGGTATCCCTGTTATCCTCATGTTTTTCTCTGTATCGATGTTCCTAATCGGTTATCCTCTTTATATCAAAGTGAAAGCTAAAGAAAGCTTGCTCATAGGATTGCTTCAAGCAGCTGTGGCAGCTTCTAAGAAAAGACATACCAGTCTTCCGTTGACTGATTGTGATGACTGCTATCATCGGCCACTTGAATCAGCGGTCTTGGAACCACTAAATGACTTCAG GTGTTTAAATAGAGCTTGTATGATTCAAGATCCTCAAAGAGACTTAAATCCTGATGGATCAGCTTCAAATCCGTGGAGTCTCTGCAGTGTGGAACAAGTGGAGTCATTGAAAGCTCTTCTCAGAGTACTTCCCATGTGGACCAGTGGTATTATGATTTTTGTGACCACGAGCCAATTCTCATTTTCCGTACTCCAAACGAAGACCATGGATAGACATATGTTCCCTCAATTTGAAATACCAGCGGCATCATTCAGCATGTTCATGATTATCGCACTAACAATCTGGATTACCTTCTATGATCGTGTTTTGGTGCCTTTACTATCAAAATATATTGGATTGGCAAGAGGGCTAAGTCCTATCATACGAATGGGGATTGGCTTAATTGTCTCCTGTGTGTCTATGGCATTGTCAGCAATAACAGAAAGTATAAGACGACAAAGGGCAATAGAGGAAGGGCATAACGACGACCCAAGTGCTTTAGTGAACATGTCAGCTATGTGGTTCGTGCCACAGTATGCACTACTCGGAGTGGCTGAGGCTGCCCATGCAGTTGGACAAATTGAGTTCTTCTACTCTTTGTTACCCAAAAGCATGTCCAGCATTGCATCAGCTATGTACACAATCGGGACTGCTATGTCGAGTTTGGTTGGAAGTCTTCTGGTGAGTGGGGTGGATTGGCTAACATCAACCCGAGGTAAAACGAGCTGGCTTTCGAGCAACATTAACAGGGGTCACCTGGATTACTATTTCTGGCTACTTGCTTTTTTAAGTTTGCTCAACTTCCTCTATTTTCTGGTCGTCTGCCGGTATTATGAACCTGGCAATGATAGGAGCTGTAGGTTACCTCATGAGTCAGAGGAGCAACAATGTGATTACAGGCTTTTAACGGAATATTGA